The following nucleotide sequence is from Streptomyces pactum.
AGGAGCGGCCGACATCGGCGCGTACCGCGGCTGAACACCGCCCGTACGGATGGCCATCTGTCCGAATGGCGGACGAAGAGTGTCAGGGGATGGGACGCGGAGTATGGTCCGGGTATGTCTCGCAGCATTCGCCTCGCAGTGATCCCCGGTGACGGAATCGGCCCGGAGGTGGTGGCCCAGGGCCTGAAGGTCCTCACCGCCGTCCTCCCGCCCGACGTGAAGCTGGAGACCCGGGAGTACGACCTCGGCGCCCGGCGCTGGCACGCCACCGGGGAGACCCTGCCCGACGCCGAGCTGGAGACCCTCAAGGAGCACGACGCCATCCTGCTCGGCGCCATCGGCGACCCCACGGTGCCCTCCGGGGTGCTGGAGCGGGGCCTGCTGCTGAAGCTGCGCTTCGCCTTCGACCACTACGTCAACCTGCGCCCCTCCAAGCTCTTCCCGAACACCCCCACCCCGCTGGCCGGCCGCCCGGACATCGACTTCGTCGTGGTCCGGGAGGGCACCGAGGGCCCGTACGTGGGCAACGGCGGCTCGCTGCGCACCGGCACCCCGGCCGAGGTCGCCACCGAGGTCAGCCTCAACACCGCCTACGGGGTGGAGCGGGTGGTCCGCGACGCCTACGCCCGCGCCGCCGCGCGCCCGCGCCGGAAGCTGACGCTGGTG
It contains:
- a CDS encoding 3-isopropylmalate dehydrogenase, with translation MSRSIRLAVIPGDGIGPEVVAQGLKVLTAVLPPDVKLETREYDLGARRWHATGETLPDAELETLKEHDAILLGAIGDPTVPSGVLERGLLLKLRFAFDHYVNLRPSKLFPNTPTPLAGRPDIDFVVVREGTEGPYVGNGGSLRTGTPAEVATEVSLNTAYGVERVVRDAYARAAARPRRKLTLVHKNNVLVHAGHLWKSIFDRVGREYPEVTTNYLHVDAATIFFVTQPERFDVIVTDNLFGDILTDLAAAVTGGIGLAASGNINPAGTFPSMFEPVHGSAPDIAGTGKADPTATVLSVALLLRHLGYRAEAERVEEAVAADLAGRDASAPRTTDRTGDELAARVAG